AACTCTCCTCCTGCCCCAGGATCGCGAAGTCGATGCCGCACGCCTGGAGGATGCGCGCGAAGGCGACCGTGGTCTTCTTGGCGCGGTCGTCGAACGAGCCCATGCATCCCACCCAGAACAGCACCTGCGGCCGGTGCCCGCGGGCGAACGCCTCGGCCATCGTCGGGATGTGCATCCCCTCGGCCCACTGCGCGCGGTCGGCGGGGCTGAACGCCCACGGCGACCCGTTGCGCTCCATCGACTCGAACGCCGGCTGCAGCTCCTCGGGAAAGCGCGACTCCGACAGCACGAGGTAGCGCCGCATCTCGTTGATGATGTCCAGTTGGTCGATGGACACCGGACACTCCTGCACGCACGCCCGGCAACTGGTGCACGCCCAGAGTTCCTCGTCGGTGATGTAGTCGCCGAGGAGCTGCCGCTGCCCCGCCCCGCCGGCCGCCACGCCGTCGTCGCGCAGCACGCCCAGCCCACCCACCGATTCCATGAGCCGCTGCCGCGTGTTGATCACGATCTTCCGCGGGCTGAGCAGCTTGCCGGTGATGTTCGCCGGGCAGACCGACGTGCACCGCCCGCACTCGGTGCACGAGTACCCGTCGAGCAGGTTCTTCCACGTGAGCTGGGCCACGTCGGCGGCGCCGAACTGCTCCACGTCGGCCTCGAGATCCATGGCCCGCATCACGCCCTTCTGGCCCGGCCCGCTCGTGTTGGAGAAGAACACGTTGAACAGCGACGTCACCACGTGCAGGTGCTTGGAGTACGGCAGGTAGTTGAGGAAGAACAGCACCAGCAGCACGTGCAGCCACCAGTTCACGTGCGACACGGCGTGCGCCGTGGCCGGCGATACCCCCGCGAACACCAGCGCCAGCGCCCGCGACACCAGCTTCTCGCGGCCCAGGGCCGCCGGATCGGCCACGCCGGCGAACGCATTCATGGCCAGCAGCGTGACCATGAGCGCCCCGATCATGCCGAGAATGAAGTACGCGTCGCCGTGGTGCGTGTGGTCGCCGTCCAGCCGCCGCGGGTGGAGCACCAGCCGGCGGAAGAACGCGAAGCCCACGGCGGCCAGCACGAGCAGCGCGAAGGCGTCCTGCGAGAACGAGTAGAACAGGTACACCGGGTGCGGCAGCAGGCGATCGTACGAGAAGCCGGGCACGATCCCCTGGATGATCAGCTCGACGGTGCCTGCCGTGAGCACCAGGAAGCCCCAGAAGATGCCGGCGTGCATGGGGCCGGCCACCGGATCGCGGAGGATCTTGACCTGCGCGATGCCGATCCGCAGCACGTTCCACGCCCGCTGCCAGGGGTGGTCCAACCGCCCGTCCGCCTTGCCGATGCGCAGGTACTGCACCAGGCGCTGCACGTTCAGCGAGAAGAACCCCGCCGCGAGCACCAGCACCAAGAGGAAGATCATGCGTTCCGCGGACATGAACCACACTCCGAGCGGA
This window of the Gemmatimonadaceae bacterium genome carries:
- a CDS encoding (Fe-S)-binding protein, encoding MSAERMIFLLVLVLAAGFFSLNVQRLVQYLRIGKADGRLDHPWQRAWNVLRIGIAQVKILRDPVAGPMHAGIFWGFLVLTAGTVELIIQGIVPGFSYDRLLPHPVYLFYSFSQDAFALLVLAAVGFAFFRRLVLHPRRLDGDHTHHGDAYFILGMIGALMVTLLAMNAFAGVADPAALGREKLVSRALALVFAGVSPATAHAVSHVNWWLHVLLVLFFLNYLPYSKHLHVVTSLFNVFFSNTSGPGQKGVMRAMDLEADVEQFGAADVAQLTWKNLLDGYSCTECGRCTSVCPANITGKLLSPRKIVINTRQRLMESVGGLGVLRDDGVAAGGAGQRQLLGDYITDEELWACTSCRACVQECPVSIDQLDIINEMRRYLVLSESRFPEELQPAFESMERNGSPWAFSPADRAQWAEGMHIPTMAEAFARGHRPQVLFWVGCMGSFDDRAKKTTVAFARILQACGIDFAILGQEESCHGDPARRMGNEYLYQMLAKNAIETLDRYEVRTIVTSCPHCFHQIGNEFPQLGGMYDVIHHSTYIERLLEQHRVPLATDDGKALTVAYHDSCYLGRYNDVYDAPRETLRRALPIAKLVEPERTRDRGLCCGAGGGRMFMEERTGKRINAERTDELLATGADTIAVACPFCMTMMHDSVRSRDSDVQVVDIAEVVAGRLTSS